The following are encoded together in the Echeneis naucrates chromosome 9, fEcheNa1.1, whole genome shotgun sequence genome:
- the pop5 gene encoding ribonuclease P/MRP protein subunit POP5 encodes MVRVKSRYLLCEVIVSDRSRLLLLDDRAIAIAVKATVARIHGDYGAALCSVGFSVKYLNAHTGIVFLRMPKRCYKLLWSALPFITSIETRGEKIQCFLNCLHVGGTIRTCQKFLIRYNTQQLHRMLPKCKNEEEKQQVSQALLNCTLVGGTDEAFEDELRSEEDEEECLPNMP; translated from the exons ATGGTGCGGGTGAAATCGAG GTATTTACTGTGCGAAGTCATCGTGTCGGACCGTAgccgcctgctgctgctggatgaccGGGCTATCGCGATCGCAGTGAAGGCAACGGTGGCCCGCATACACGGCGACTATGGAGCAGCTCTCTGCAGTGTCGGATTCTCTG TGAAATATCTGAATGCTCATACTGGAATAGTATTTCTGCGTATGCCAAAAAGGTGTTACAAACTCCTCTGGTCTGCATTGCCATTCATAACCAGCATTGAAACTCGTGGGGAGAAAATTCAGTGTTTCCTTAACTGTTTGCATGTGGGAG GGACAATTAGAACATGTCAAAAGTTTCTGATCCGATACAACACCCAGCAGCTCCATCGAATGcttccaaaatgtaaaaatgaag aggaaaaacaacaggtTAGCCAGGCACTTCTAAATTGCACCTTAGTAGGAGGAACAGATGAAGcatttgaagatgaattaaggagtgaagaagatgaagaagagtgTCTTCCCAACATGCCGTAA
- the unc119b gene encoding protein unc-119 homolog B isoform X2, with the protein MNGSRNKPSQTVGKGKADADSCSETNIRDRKSGGGMLKKLKSRRSQADKWPVVTEDELRALGRDISPDSVLGLRTVTEDYLCKLEDNIYNIDFTRFKIRDLETGTVLFEIAKPPNSGKLPDSPSDLDISAGRFVRYQFTPAFLKLRTVGATVEFTVGDRPINSFRMIERHYFQGRLLKNFDFDFGFCIPNSRNTCEHIYEFPQLPDDLIRQMVEHPYETRSDSFYFVDNKLIMHNKADYAYNGGL; encoded by the exons ATGAACGGTTCTCGAAATAAACCGTCACAGACCGTCGGGAAAGGAAAGGCTGACGCAGACAGCTGCTCAGAGACGAACATCAGGGACCGAAAGAGCGGAGGAGGAATGCTGAAGAAACTGAAGTCGAGGCGCAGTCAAGCGGATAAGTGGCCTGTGGTTACAGAGGATGAACTCCGGGCTTTGGGAAGAGATATTTCCCCGGACAGCGTCCTGGGTCTGCGGACTGTCACAGAGG ACTATCTTTGCAAACTTGAAGACAATATTTACAACATCGACTTTACGCGTTTCAAAATCAGAGATCTGGAGACAGGGACAGTCCTGTTTGAAATTGCCAAGCCTCCTAACAGTGGTAA ACTTCCTGACAGCCCAAGTG ATTTAGACATTAGTGCAGGGCGTTTTGTCAGATACCAGTTTACTCCTGCCTTCCTAAAACTGCGCACTGTTGGTGCAAC TGTGGAGTTTACAGTGGGTGACCGGCCAATTAACAGCTTTCGTATGATTGAGAGGCATTACTTTCAGGGGCGCCTTCTCAagaactttgactttgactttggcTTTTGTATTCCTAACAGCCGCAACACATGTGAACACATTTATGAGTTTCCACAGCTTCCAGATGACCTCA TTCGTCAAATGGTGGAGCATCCTTATGAGACCAGATCAGACAGTTTCTATTTTGTGGACAACAAACTCATCATGCACAACAAGGCAGACTATGCTTACAATGGTGGTCTGTAA
- the unc119b gene encoding protein unc-119 homolog B isoform X1, with product MNGSRNKPSQTVGKGKADADSCSETNIRDRKSGGGMLKKLKSRRSQADKWPVVTEDELRALGRDISPDSVLGLRTVTEDYLCKLEDNIYNIDFTRFKIRDLETGTVLFEIAKPPNSGPVESEDETGDLDISAGRFVRYQFTPAFLKLRTVGATVEFTVGDRPINSFRMIERHYFQGRLLKNFDFDFGFCIPNSRNTCEHIYEFPQLPDDLIRQMVEHPYETRSDSFYFVDNKLIMHNKADYAYNGGL from the exons ATGAACGGTTCTCGAAATAAACCGTCACAGACCGTCGGGAAAGGAAAGGCTGACGCAGACAGCTGCTCAGAGACGAACATCAGGGACCGAAAGAGCGGAGGAGGAATGCTGAAGAAACTGAAGTCGAGGCGCAGTCAAGCGGATAAGTGGCCTGTGGTTACAGAGGATGAACTCCGGGCTTTGGGAAGAGATATTTCCCCGGACAGCGTCCTGGGTCTGCGGACTGTCACAGAGG ACTATCTTTGCAAACTTGAAGACAATATTTACAACATCGACTTTACGCGTTTCAAAATCAGAGATCTGGAGACAGGGACAGTCCTGTTTGAAATTGCCAAGCCTCCTAACAGTG GTCCTGTGGAGAGCGAAGATGAGACCGGAGATTTAGACATTAGTGCAGGGCGTTTTGTCAGATACCAGTTTACTCCTGCCTTCCTAAAACTGCGCACTGTTGGTGCAAC TGTGGAGTTTACAGTGGGTGACCGGCCAATTAACAGCTTTCGTATGATTGAGAGGCATTACTTTCAGGGGCGCCTTCTCAagaactttgactttgactttggcTTTTGTATTCCTAACAGCCGCAACACATGTGAACACATTTATGAGTTTCCACAGCTTCCAGATGACCTCA TTCGTCAAATGGTGGAGCATCCTTATGAGACCAGATCAGACAGTTTCTATTTTGTGGACAACAAACTCATCATGCACAACAAGGCAGACTATGCTTACAATGGTGGTCTGTAA
- the c9h12orf43 gene encoding protein CUSTOS gives MAAPFGKMASVSDSSSSSDDEVLRRCQEAVWETRAVKDKDGDINVQPSKRVVVDAHEHDGNELQVSDGFRTHVAKKLGILLDSCITEMQTKTSSNQDSAKCEDDIDNEGFRLFSTSVPGQPAEEPPAPVRRRPVPSSSDSDSEMETRLREAAVAVKDLLPSATLPSTIPPSIIQSPCSEKMKKKKKEELVEEEESHRVKKKKKRKQSQDEQADCAGCFVNAHSDDESRNSKQENSQVKVKRKKKKRREGHTREEALD, from the exons ATGGCGGCTCCCTTCGGAAAGATGGCCAGTGTTTCAGACAGCTCCAGCAGTAGTGACGACGAAGTGCTTAGGAGATGTCAGGAGGCGGTTTGGGAGACGCGGGCCGTCAAAGACAAAG aTGGAGACATCAACGTGCAGCCGTCCAAACG tgttgttgttgatgcCCATGAACATGATGGCAATGAGCTCCAGGTCAGTGATGGGTTTCGAACACACGTTGCTAAGAAGTTGGGAATTCTTCTTGACAG TTGCATTACAGAAATGCAGACCAAAACCTCATCCAATCAGGACTCGGCGAAATGTGAGGATGATATTGACAATGAAG GATTTCGTCTGTTTTCTACATCAGTCCCAGGACAGCCAGCAGAGGAGCCTCCAGCCCCTGTGAGGCGTCGGCCAGTTCCAAGCTCAAG TGACAGCGACAGTGAGATGGAAACAAGGCTTAGGGAAGCAGCAGTGGCAGTCAAAGATCTCTTACCCTCTGCCACACTACCCTCTACTATCCCACCCTCCATTATACAATCTCCCTGCtcagaaaaaatgaagaaaaagaaaaaggaagaactggtagaggaagaagagagcCACAGagttaagaagaaaaagaaaaggaagcaaaGCCAAGACGAGCAGGCGGACTGTGCAGGTTGTTTTGTCAATGCTCACAGTGATGATGAGAGCAGGAactcaaaacaggaaaacagccAAGTGAAAGTAAaacggaaaaagaaaaagaggcgAGAAGGGCACACACGGGAAGAAGCTTTGGACTGA
- the hnf1a gene encoding hepatocyte nuclear factor 1-alpha, with the protein MRAVFVREAVVRKGNRLMEGEEKSRAAKVRPSRLTALQEQLIWALLGSGLSRDVLVQAMGELEQDRTTAGAERAERGDGESSEEGEMDFPPPIFRELEKLPPAEAAKLRVEVDQLLQEDPWHVAKMVKSYMQQHNLPQREVVESTGLNQSHLSQHLNKGTPMKNQKRAALYSWYVKKQCEISQQFTNAKHGIASVEEQGEDTKKGRRNRFKWGPASLQILFHAYERQKNPSKEEREGLVEECNRAECLQRGVSPSQLAGLGSNLVTEVRVYNWFANRRKEEAFRHKLALDTPFPNQSASSSNLNLAPSPEHGVKYSQQILCETVSSARSSGGERGGRLAVSPVQLEPSHTLETHNPKLVSSGGSLPPVSTLTSLHSLSASPASSQGLIMASLPMSLGESSLLIGLASTQPQNVPVINNVGGGFTTLQPISFQQQLHGSPQQPISQQLQSHMGASPFMATMAQLPCHMYHKSDSPQYHSSSLLSQAMVITDSSSLGTLTSLAAVRQILTSDSEEQTDPPLQEESLHLQPHTPVPASSESLELYPTSQTTDTHQSHLLSPSPTDISSYIPAQMVSTAQ; encoded by the exons ATGAGAGCAGTGTTTGTTCGCGAGGCAGTAGTGAGGAAAGGCAACAGACTAATGGAGGGAGAAGAGAAGTCCAGGGCGGCCAAGGTGAGGCCGAGCCGTCTGACTGCCCTGCAAGAGCAGCTGATCTGGGCCTTGCTGGGATCTGGACTGTCTCGGGACGTCCTGGTCCAAGCCATGGGGGAACTGGAGCAAGACAGGACAACTGCTGGTGCTGAGAGGGCAGAGAGGGGGGACGGAGAGAGCTCTGAGGAAGGAGAAATGGATTTCCCACCGCCTATATTCCGAGAGCTGGAGAAGCTTCCCCCAGCGGAGGCAGCCAAACTGAGGGTTGAGGTTGACCAGCTATTGCA GGAGGACCCCTGGCATGTTGCAAAAATGGTGAAAAGCTACATGCAGCAGCACAACCTCCCTCAGAGAGAGGTGGTGGAGTCCACAGGACTCAACCAGTCCCACCTCTCCCAGCACCTCAACAAGGGCACACCCATGAAGAACCAGAAGAGGGCTGCTCTGTACAGTTGGTACGTCAAGAAGCAGTGTGAGATCAGCCAGC AATTTACAAATGCCAAACATGGCATTGCATCAGTGGAGGAGCAAGGGGAGGACACCAAGAAAGGACGGAGGAACAGGTTCAAGTGGGGTCCAGCGTCCCTGCAGATTCTTTTCCATGCTTATGAACGGCAGAAAAACCCAAGCAAGGAGGAAAGGGAAGGATTGGTGGAGGAGTGTAACAG GGCAGAGTGTCTCCAGAGGGGGGTGTCGCCTTCTCAGCTTGCTGGACTTGGCTCCAACCTGGTTACTGAAGTTCGGGTCTACAATTGGTTTGCCAACCGCCGAAAAGAAGAGGCCTTCCGCCACAAACTGGCCCTTGACACACCTTTCCCCAACCAGTCTGCCTCATCTTCTAATCTCAACCTGGCACCAAGTCCTGAGCATG GTGTTAAATATAGCCAGCAAATCTTGTGTGAAACTGTGAGCTCAGCCAGGAgtagtggaggagagagagggggacgTCTTGCAGTCAGTCCTGTCCAACTGGAACCCAGCCACACACTCGAGACCCACAACCCCAAGCTG GTGTCCAGTGGAGGCTCACTACCTCCAGTAAGCACTCTGACCTCCCTACATAGTCTGTCTGCCTCCCCTGCTTCCTCACAAGGCCTCATCATGGCCTCACTGCCCATGAGCCTGGGGGAGTCCTCACTTCTCATTG GTTTAGCTTCCACACAGCCCCAGAATGTACCTGTTATAAACAATGTAGGGGGCGGCTTCACCACGCTTCAGCCAATCTcattccagcagcagcttcacggCTCTCCACAGCAGCCAAtatcacagcagcttcagagtCACATGGGCGCCAGTCCATTCATGGCAACCATGGCACAGCTGCCGTGCCACA TGTACCACAAATCAGATTCACCCCAGTATCATTCGTCCAGTCTGCTGTCACAAGCCATGGTcatcactgacagcagcagcctggGGACTCTGACCAGCCTCGCCGCCGTCAGACAG atcCTAACCTCAGATTCAGAGGAACAGACAGACCCACCTTTACAGGAAGAGTCTCTAcacctgcagccacacacacccGTGCCAG CTTCTTCTGAGAGCTTGGAGCTGTATCCTACCTCTCAGACAACAGACACCCATCAGTCTCACCTCCTCTCACCTTCACCAACTGACATCAGCTCCTACATTCCTGCACAGATGGTCTCGACTGCACAGTAA